A single Perca flavescens isolate YP-PL-M2 chromosome 2, PFLA_1.0, whole genome shotgun sequence DNA region contains:
- the LOC114563802 gene encoding uncharacterized protein LOC114563802 isoform X2 — protein sequence MAKYKAKINSSVSLAPPQTRSLRSRKRECPSDEISETEDVQAALHPQNTEGDNTAVDAALLQCHQPPLQEYIMISTQQHEAAEQSCLTKQDPDTHEKHKEATDVYLNGTGKAFEEQEETTVTNPNNDSQPEGLSVHADNDATKSGKGKDEMTAEKCCRSPSQTCTDQFEVFLPTSEQGDGTALDEQLVAEDNSQCNLEKKQETSREEPSRVYVAVKEITKDAAAGLSAKKKRRMGMCGLTERERSHFLQTRKRENGQNGPERAEKQICNDTADLVAQEKIVSSTLLSYSLSIPVGSVTEQGEAEIKLQSSHCGEDDRAETEVHIAVPTSDGTGTVCDPGCSKGKSCEVEGGIVPDPEQTGDTKSDPPAEDELLGNQEQQELEGRTAEIVAEKPQEQIKDGEDGSALVNQSPAFTFDSNPTENEETENWDAIKAALLQVNGATRAKDEKKEELTADAGDSDGPEAVALSTDTRSAEFTAVELCEAAVTPSGSGRKDTGDCDDKPEPPQTRDTADPFGSGYLDYVSDSQLNTIVMTEVMEKEEDLGSADCHEDATDLICGLVRELSSLNRKVMATHRELENLRRGSKASRSSSR from the exons ATGGCCAAATATAAAGCAAAGATCAACAGCAGTG TCAGCTTAGCTCCACCTCAGACTCGGTCACTCAGGTCAAGGAAAAGGGAATGTCCAAGTGATGAAATCTCAGAGACTGAGGATGTTCAGGCTGCTCTCCATCCTCAG aacacTGAAGGAGATAACACAGCAGTGGATGCTGCTCTGCTACAGTGCCACCAGCCCCCTCTGCAGGAATATATTATGATTTCAACTCAACAGCATGAGGCAGCAGAACAGTCCTGTCTCACCAAACAAGATCCTGACACACACGAAAAACATAAAGAAGCAACAGATGTTTACTTAAATGGGACAGGTAAAGCTTTTGAAGAGCAAGAAGAGACTACAGTCACCAATCCCAACAATGATTCTCAGCCGGAGGGCTTAAGCGTACATGCTGATAATGATGCCACCAAGAGTGGAAAGGGCAAGGATGAAATGACTGCAGAGAAATGTTGCAGATCACCATCTCAAACATGCACTGATCAATTTGAGGTCTTCTTGCCAACCTCTGAACAAGGTGATGGAACTGCTTTGGATGAGCAACTGGTTGCAGAGGATAACTCTCAGtgtaatttggaaaaaaaacaagaaaccaGCCGAGAAGAACCCAGCCGTGTGTACGTGGCTGTCAAGGAAATCACAAAGGACGCAGCAGCGGGATTATCGGCCAAAAAGAAGCGAAGGATGGGTATGTGTGGTCTGACAGAGAGGGAGCGGAGTCACTTTTTACAGACACGAAAACGTGAGAATGGGCAGAATGGACCGGAGAGAGCTGAGAAGCAGATTTGTAATGACACAGCTGACCTTGTGGCTCAGGAAAAGATTGTATCTTCAACCCTGTTGTCATACTCATTATCCATCCCAGTAGGCAGTGTCACAGAGCAGGGCGAAGCAGAGATAAAACTTCAGTCCAGTCACTGTGGAGAGGATGACAG GGCAGAAACTGAAGTCCACATTGCTGTCCCTACCTCAGATGGGACCGGCACTGTGTGTGATCCGGGCTGCTCGAAGGGAAAGAGTTGTGAGGTTGAAGGAGGCATAGTGCCTGATCCAGAGCAAACTGGTGACACAAAGTCAGACCCACCTGCAGAGGACGAGCTTTTGGGGAATCAGGAGCAGCAGGAACTTGAGGGACGCACAGCTGAGATTGTGGCTGAAAAACCTCAGGAACAAATAAAAGATGGGGAAGATGGGTCAGCACTAGTAAACCAAAGTCCTGCCTTCACTTTTGACTCTAATCCAACTGAAAATGAGGAGACTGAGAACTGGGATGCAATCAAGGCTGCCCTTCTTCAAGTGAATGGTGCAACCAGGGCAAAAGATGAGAAGAAGGAAGAGTTGACTGCTGATGCTGGGGACAGTGACGGACCTGAAGCAGTCGCTTTGTCCACAGACACCCGGTCAGCAGAATTCACCGCTGTGGAGCTCTGCGAGGCTGCAGTGACACCCAGTGGCTCAGGGAGGAAAGACACC GGGGATTGCGATGACAAACCTGAGCCCCCTCAGACCAGGGACACCGCTGACCCGTTTGGATCTGGGTACTTGGATTACGTGTCGGACTCGCAGCTGAACACCATCGTTATGAC TGAGGTGATGGAGAAGGAGGAAGATCTTGGTTCTGCAGACTGTCATGAAGATGCTACAGACCTGATCTGTGGACTCGTCAGAGAACTCTCCTCTCTAAA
- the LOC114563802 gene encoding uncharacterized protein LOC114563802 isoform X1 — protein MEKEMAKYKAKINSSVSLAPPQTRSLRSRKRECPSDEISETEDVQAALHPQNTEGDNTAVDAALLQCHQPPLQEYIMISTQQHEAAEQSCLTKQDPDTHEKHKEATDVYLNGTGKAFEEQEETTVTNPNNDSQPEGLSVHADNDATKSGKGKDEMTAEKCCRSPSQTCTDQFEVFLPTSEQGDGTALDEQLVAEDNSQCNLEKKQETSREEPSRVYVAVKEITKDAAAGLSAKKKRRMGMCGLTERERSHFLQTRKRENGQNGPERAEKQICNDTADLVAQEKIVSSTLLSYSLSIPVGSVTEQGEAEIKLQSSHCGEDDRAETEVHIAVPTSDGTGTVCDPGCSKGKSCEVEGGIVPDPEQTGDTKSDPPAEDELLGNQEQQELEGRTAEIVAEKPQEQIKDGEDGSALVNQSPAFTFDSNPTENEETENWDAIKAALLQVNGATRAKDEKKEELTADAGDSDGPEAVALSTDTRSAEFTAVELCEAAVTPSGSGRKDTGDCDDKPEPPQTRDTADPFGSGYLDYVSDSQLNTIVMTEVMEKEEDLGSADCHEDATDLICGLVRELSSLNRKVMATHRELENLRRGSKASRSSSR, from the exons ATG gAAAAGGAGATGGCCAAATATAAAGCAAAGATCAACAGCAGTG TCAGCTTAGCTCCACCTCAGACTCGGTCACTCAGGTCAAGGAAAAGGGAATGTCCAAGTGATGAAATCTCAGAGACTGAGGATGTTCAGGCTGCTCTCCATCCTCAG aacacTGAAGGAGATAACACAGCAGTGGATGCTGCTCTGCTACAGTGCCACCAGCCCCCTCTGCAGGAATATATTATGATTTCAACTCAACAGCATGAGGCAGCAGAACAGTCCTGTCTCACCAAACAAGATCCTGACACACACGAAAAACATAAAGAAGCAACAGATGTTTACTTAAATGGGACAGGTAAAGCTTTTGAAGAGCAAGAAGAGACTACAGTCACCAATCCCAACAATGATTCTCAGCCGGAGGGCTTAAGCGTACATGCTGATAATGATGCCACCAAGAGTGGAAAGGGCAAGGATGAAATGACTGCAGAGAAATGTTGCAGATCACCATCTCAAACATGCACTGATCAATTTGAGGTCTTCTTGCCAACCTCTGAACAAGGTGATGGAACTGCTTTGGATGAGCAACTGGTTGCAGAGGATAACTCTCAGtgtaatttggaaaaaaaacaagaaaccaGCCGAGAAGAACCCAGCCGTGTGTACGTGGCTGTCAAGGAAATCACAAAGGACGCAGCAGCGGGATTATCGGCCAAAAAGAAGCGAAGGATGGGTATGTGTGGTCTGACAGAGAGGGAGCGGAGTCACTTTTTACAGACACGAAAACGTGAGAATGGGCAGAATGGACCGGAGAGAGCTGAGAAGCAGATTTGTAATGACACAGCTGACCTTGTGGCTCAGGAAAAGATTGTATCTTCAACCCTGTTGTCATACTCATTATCCATCCCAGTAGGCAGTGTCACAGAGCAGGGCGAAGCAGAGATAAAACTTCAGTCCAGTCACTGTGGAGAGGATGACAG GGCAGAAACTGAAGTCCACATTGCTGTCCCTACCTCAGATGGGACCGGCACTGTGTGTGATCCGGGCTGCTCGAAGGGAAAGAGTTGTGAGGTTGAAGGAGGCATAGTGCCTGATCCAGAGCAAACTGGTGACACAAAGTCAGACCCACCTGCAGAGGACGAGCTTTTGGGGAATCAGGAGCAGCAGGAACTTGAGGGACGCACAGCTGAGATTGTGGCTGAAAAACCTCAGGAACAAATAAAAGATGGGGAAGATGGGTCAGCACTAGTAAACCAAAGTCCTGCCTTCACTTTTGACTCTAATCCAACTGAAAATGAGGAGACTGAGAACTGGGATGCAATCAAGGCTGCCCTTCTTCAAGTGAATGGTGCAACCAGGGCAAAAGATGAGAAGAAGGAAGAGTTGACTGCTGATGCTGGGGACAGTGACGGACCTGAAGCAGTCGCTTTGTCCACAGACACCCGGTCAGCAGAATTCACCGCTGTGGAGCTCTGCGAGGCTGCAGTGACACCCAGTGGCTCAGGGAGGAAAGACACC GGGGATTGCGATGACAAACCTGAGCCCCCTCAGACCAGGGACACCGCTGACCCGTTTGGATCTGGGTACTTGGATTACGTGTCGGACTCGCAGCTGAACACCATCGTTATGAC TGAGGTGATGGAGAAGGAGGAAGATCTTGGTTCTGCAGACTGTCATGAAGATGCTACAGACCTGATCTGTGGACTCGTCAGAGAACTCTCCTCTCTAAA
- the LOC114563802 gene encoding uncharacterized protein LOC114563802 isoform X3, which yields MISTQQHEAAEQSCLTKQDPDTHEKHKEATDVYLNGTGKAFEEQEETTVTNPNNDSQPEGLSVHADNDATKSGKGKDEMTAEKCCRSPSQTCTDQFEVFLPTSEQGDGTALDEQLVAEDNSQCNLEKKQETSREEPSRVYVAVKEITKDAAAGLSAKKKRRMGMCGLTERERSHFLQTRKRENGQNGPERAEKQICNDTADLVAQEKIVSSTLLSYSLSIPVGSVTEQGEAEIKLQSSHCGEDDRAETEVHIAVPTSDGTGTVCDPGCSKGKSCEVEGGIVPDPEQTGDTKSDPPAEDELLGNQEQQELEGRTAEIVAEKPQEQIKDGEDGSALVNQSPAFTFDSNPTENEETENWDAIKAALLQVNGATRAKDEKKEELTADAGDSDGPEAVALSTDTRSAEFTAVELCEAAVTPSGSGRKDTGDCDDKPEPPQTRDTADPFGSGYLDYVSDSQLNTIVMTEVMEKEEDLGSADCHEDATDLICGLVRELSSLNRKVMATHRELENLRRGSKASRSSSR from the exons ATGATTTCAACTCAACAGCATGAGGCAGCAGAACAGTCCTGTCTCACCAAACAAGATCCTGACACACACGAAAAACATAAAGAAGCAACAGATGTTTACTTAAATGGGACAGGTAAAGCTTTTGAAGAGCAAGAAGAGACTACAGTCACCAATCCCAACAATGATTCTCAGCCGGAGGGCTTAAGCGTACATGCTGATAATGATGCCACCAAGAGTGGAAAGGGCAAGGATGAAATGACTGCAGAGAAATGTTGCAGATCACCATCTCAAACATGCACTGATCAATTTGAGGTCTTCTTGCCAACCTCTGAACAAGGTGATGGAACTGCTTTGGATGAGCAACTGGTTGCAGAGGATAACTCTCAGtgtaatttggaaaaaaaacaagaaaccaGCCGAGAAGAACCCAGCCGTGTGTACGTGGCTGTCAAGGAAATCACAAAGGACGCAGCAGCGGGATTATCGGCCAAAAAGAAGCGAAGGATGGGTATGTGTGGTCTGACAGAGAGGGAGCGGAGTCACTTTTTACAGACACGAAAACGTGAGAATGGGCAGAATGGACCGGAGAGAGCTGAGAAGCAGATTTGTAATGACACAGCTGACCTTGTGGCTCAGGAAAAGATTGTATCTTCAACCCTGTTGTCATACTCATTATCCATCCCAGTAGGCAGTGTCACAGAGCAGGGCGAAGCAGAGATAAAACTTCAGTCCAGTCACTGTGGAGAGGATGACAG GGCAGAAACTGAAGTCCACATTGCTGTCCCTACCTCAGATGGGACCGGCACTGTGTGTGATCCGGGCTGCTCGAAGGGAAAGAGTTGTGAGGTTGAAGGAGGCATAGTGCCTGATCCAGAGCAAACTGGTGACACAAAGTCAGACCCACCTGCAGAGGACGAGCTTTTGGGGAATCAGGAGCAGCAGGAACTTGAGGGACGCACAGCTGAGATTGTGGCTGAAAAACCTCAGGAACAAATAAAAGATGGGGAAGATGGGTCAGCACTAGTAAACCAAAGTCCTGCCTTCACTTTTGACTCTAATCCAACTGAAAATGAGGAGACTGAGAACTGGGATGCAATCAAGGCTGCCCTTCTTCAAGTGAATGGTGCAACCAGGGCAAAAGATGAGAAGAAGGAAGAGTTGACTGCTGATGCTGGGGACAGTGACGGACCTGAAGCAGTCGCTTTGTCCACAGACACCCGGTCAGCAGAATTCACCGCTGTGGAGCTCTGCGAGGCTGCAGTGACACCCAGTGGCTCAGGGAGGAAAGACACC GGGGATTGCGATGACAAACCTGAGCCCCCTCAGACCAGGGACACCGCTGACCCGTTTGGATCTGGGTACTTGGATTACGTGTCGGACTCGCAGCTGAACACCATCGTTATGAC TGAGGTGATGGAGAAGGAGGAAGATCTTGGTTCTGCAGACTGTCATGAAGATGCTACAGACCTGATCTGTGGACTCGTCAGAGAACTCTCCTCTCTAAA